Proteins encoded by one window of Primulina huaijiensis isolate GDHJ02 chromosome 1, ASM1229523v2, whole genome shotgun sequence:
- the LOC140989685 gene encoding protein HUA2-LIKE 2-like isoform X3: MQLEDARLSAEMPVSTTYSTRSKTEVTQSRNSVIQGRVSARRLRSSSKTDAKGPQNITLPSLNNSRRFRNSGTNASKDRSLRRSARITKSSDDSEGYDADSPASASNDSMEENESEVMTVDSDSPSFNNGSTVESHCKPMVMDHFSENNNEEETELNNRLDFQTITAIIKKKRGPNRKRYSDDVGAANSNAFVSDAEVRNRSVSPSNNEKLAARSAREDGDEHLPLFKRARVRLERSAPAEKKEGIMAHKEEKILEVSERLATQTSGPLNLKVDDPGDGESVPIEVDSVGVPLSPASPKKAQSWEGVKNLWETRNFVDGEAALPPSKRLHRALEAMSANVAEDNLSASSFPLTMNAKNNGDCPSIAEGSELSIGNKTVIELGSAPAENNSNNDFDSSEFCAASNTETPLIDSKTYTSVLDCVRSYSSGSLNPELCKDSTAHAEGADFKCLKVSPLELDSKHVKPGPQNIGEVVCLDCCAPGLIMSLTNHRKVECSELDATVTGYGPIIPQVSLEVLALKENAVSKLNCDTSVQVDNAVREVDKSHDVKGLSSAKNNQVSQKSDFLKESSPLSKFSNRVPSGSPVKVLTSGHHQCLSNSISVSDEPLEDFAVTQSSSLTNGLHLSAKTSPRSSSMGNVSAADNNYLENHISCSPDVQLNSEKAKLAGKSNSKGEETLSSFEAAIRSLTGTKESIGRATRVAIDCAKFGFAIKVVEILSQNLERESNSHKKVDLFFLVDSIAQCSRGMKGPLSCSGDGGIYPSVIQAVLPRLLLAAAPPGSSSLENHRQCLKVLRVWQERKILPEQIIYHHIRELDALCVSYPKAGARRPLRNERAFDDPIREMEGMLVDEYGSNSSFQLPGFCMPRMLKDDDVGSDSDGESFEAVTPEHNVENLDGERALIPAVEKRSLILEDVDGELEMEDVAPYCEEEISSTSNLTKDHTQLSHYLSDNRYGPPFTSQQPKTAPLTCTPLPRSPSHPPPPPPPYPLPPSSFPRAMLDSIANGPNSNIYPSSQNFDNDLPGSMAKQPGLPRMKSTNLDSVHHRVRDNKDFEAQVPRQIPDNINTCSFNDRPTSHLSAQGSNRIQPGEGGFNKGLHVRPPQPAPSNQFSYPQQRQIQSRRDLPPPSHPNRFHMRNEENSHFYRDRDTNKFVPRDNIGECWRPPLPPISGQCYRNGARMSHGHMPYSGPPRELSTNSRWNFPPRPPNHRQFNPYREPEGPIPVGNRGPNYWRPR; this comes from the exons ATGCAATTGGAGGATGCTAGATTATCTGCTGAAATGCCTGTTTCTACTACTTATTCAACAAGAAGTAAAACTGAAGTAACCCAATCACGGAATAGTGTCATACAGGGAAGGGTATCTGCTCGAAGGTTGAGAAGTTCTTCAAAGACAGATGCCAAAGGACCTCAGAACATAACATTACCTTCTCTGAATAACAGCAGGAGGTTTAGGAATTCTGGTACTAATGCATCGAAAGATAGATCTTTGAGAAGAAGTGCAAGGATTACGAAGTCCTCTGATGATTCTGAAGGATATGACGCAGACTCACCTGCTTCGGCATCAAATGATAGTATGGAAGAGAATGAATCTGAAGTTATGACTGTAGACTCTGACTCACCTAGTTTCAATAATGGCAGCACTGTAGAATCCCATTGTAAACCAATGGTAATGGATCATTTTAGCGAAAATAataatgaagaagaaactgAATTAAACAACAGACTTGACTTTCAAACTATCACTGCCATCATAAAGAAGAAAAGGGGTCCTAATCGAAAACGATACAGTGATGATGTCGGGGCAGCTAATTCAAATGCATTTGTTTCTGATGCTGAAGTCAGAAACAGAAGTGTTTCACCTAGTAATAATGAGAAATTAGCTGCAAGATCTGCTAGAGAAGATGGTGATGAACACTTACCATTATTCAAAAGAGCAAGAGTCCGTTTGGAGAGATCTGCACCTGCCGAGAAGAAAGAAGGAATAATGGCACATAAAGAGGAGAAAATACTGGAAGTTTCTGAAAGACTTGCAACACAGACCTCTGGGCCATTGAATTTAAAGGTGGATGATCCTGGTGATGGTGAATCTGTTCCGATTGAAGTAGATTCTGTTGGTGTGCCTTTATCGCCTGCAAGTCCTAAAAAGGCTCAATCATGGGAAGGGGTTAAGAATTTATGGGAAACTAGGAATTTTGTGGACGGTGAAGCTGCTTTACCTCCGTCTAAAAGACTACACCGTGCATTGGAGGCCATGTCTGCTAATGTAGCAGAAGATAATCTAAGTGCTTCCAGTTTTCCATTGACAATGAATGCCAAAAACAATGGAGACTGTCCGTCCATTGCAGAAGGCTCAGAGTTGTCAATTGGAAACAAAACTGTGATTGAATTGGGATCAGCACCAGCTGAAAATAATAGCAACAATGACTTTGATTCTTCCGAGTTTTGCGCTGCATCAAACACAGAAACGCCGCTAATTGATTCAAAAACATATACAAGTGTACTGGACTGTGTTAGAAGCTATAGCAGTGGTAGCTTGAATCCTGAATTATGCAAAGATTCAACTGCACACGCCGAAGGTGCTGATTTCAAATGTCTCAAAGTGTCACCTCTAGAGTTAGACTCTAAGCATGTAAAACCAGGACCACAAAACATTGGTGAAGTAGTTTGTTTGGACTGCTGTGCACCTGGTTTAATTATGTCTCTTACCAATCACCGCAAGGTTGAATGTTCGGAGTTGGATGCAACAGTTACGGGATATGGTCCTATTATTCCCCAGGTGAGTTTAGAAGTCCTCGCGCTGAAAGAAAATGCTGTTAGTAAGCTGAATTGTGATACCAGTGTGCAGGTAGACAATGCTGTGCGTGAAGTTGATAAATCTCACGATGTGAAGGGCTTATCATCAGCCAAGAACAACCAAGTTAGCCAAAA GTCGGATTTTCTGAAAGAAAGTAGCCCGTTATCTAAGTTTTCAAATCGTGTGCCCTCTGGTAGTCCAGTGAAGGTTTTAACCAGTGGTCATCATCAATGTCTATCTAACTCTATTTCTGTTTCCGATGAGCCTCTGGAGGATTTTGCTGTCACCCAGTCTTCATCTCTGACTAATGGGCTGCACTTGTCCGCTAAGACATCTCCTCGCAGTTCTTCCATGGGCAATGTATCCGCAGCAGATAATAATTACCTTGAAAATCATATCTCTTGTAGTCCTGATGTTCAGCTAAATTCTGAAAAGGCTAAACTTGCTGGAAAGTCAAACAGCAAAGGTGAAGAAACTTTGTCATCCTTTGAAGCCGCTATCAGATCACTAACGGGAACAAAAGAGAGCATTGGCCGAGCCACACGGGTCGCTATTGACTGTGCGAAATTCGGTTTTGCAATTAAG GTGGTGGAAATACTCTCACAAAATTTGGAAAGAGAGTCGAATTCACACAAAAAAGTGGACCtgtttttccttgttgattctATTGCTCAATGTTCTAGGGGCATGAAAG GTCCTCTATCTTGTTCAGGTGATGGTGGCATATATCCCTCTGTGATACAGGCAGTGTTGCCACGTTTATTGTTGGCAGCTGCTCCTCCTGGTAGCAGTTCTCTCGAGAATCATAGACAGTGTTTGAAA GTTTTGAGAGTATGGCAGGAGAGGAAGATTCTTCCAGAACAAATCATTTATCACCACATTCGGGAGCTTGACGCCCTTTGTGTTTCATACCCTAAAGCTGGCGCTCGCCGACCATTAAGAAATGAAAGGGCTTTTGATGACCCTATTAGAGAAATGGAGGGTATGTTGGTTGATGAATATGGAAG CAATTCAAGTTTTCAGCTTCCTGGCTTCTGTATGCCTCGTATGCTGAAAGATGATGATGTAGGAAGTGACTCTGATGGAGAGAGTTTTGAGGCTGTTACCCCAGAACATAATGTGGAAAATCTCGATGGAGAAAGGGCTCTGATTCCTGCTGTTGAAAAGCGTAGTCTTATTTTGGAAGATGTGGACGGTGAACTTGAAATGGAGGATGTGGCCCCCTATTGTGAGGAAGAAATTAGTTCCACCAGTAATCTTACTAAAGATCACACTCAACTGTCCCATTACCTCTCTGATAACCGTTATGGGCCACCTTTTACCTCTCAACAACCTAAGACTGCGCCTTTGACATGTACTCCTTTGCCAAGGTCTCCCTCGCATCCGCCGCCACCGCCGCCGCCATATCCACTTCCACCATCTAGTTTTCCTCGTGCAATGCTTGATTCTATTGCAAATGGTcctaattcaaatatttatccAAGCTCTCAG AATTTTGACAACGATCTACCGGGATCTATGGCAAAGCAGCCTGGTTTGCCAAGAATGAAGTCAACCAACTTGGATTCGGTGCATCATCGTGTTCGTGACAATAAAGATTTTGAAGCCCAGGTTCCAAGGCAGATTCCCGACAATATCAATACCTGCTCTTTCAATGATAGACCTACATCCCATTTATCTGCCCAAGGTTCTAATAGAATCCAGCCGGGAGAGGGTGGTTTCAACAAGGGTCTTCACGTTCGCCCACCTCAGCCCGCTCCGTCAAATCAATTTTCGTACCCCCAACAGCGACAGATCCAATCGCGGAGGGATTTACCACCTCCTTCCCATCCCAACAGATTCCATATGCGTAATGAAGAAAATAGCCATTTTTACCGGGACCGTGACACAAATAAATTTGTCCCTCGTGATAATATTGGAGAGTGCTGGAGACCTCCCTTACCTCCAATCTCTG GTCAATGTTATCGCAATGGTGCCAGGATGTCTCATGGGCACATGCCCTACAGTGGCCCACCCCGTGAACTGTCAACCAACAGTAGGTGGAATTTCCCTCCTCGGCCCCCAAATCACAGGCAATTCAATCCTTACAGAGAACCTGAAGGTCCTATTCCGGTGGGAAATAGAG GTCCAAATTACTGGAGACCAAGATGA